Proteins found in one Acidobacteriota bacterium genomic segment:
- a CDS encoding regulatory protein RecX yields MRTTRREAAKLDGEALYQKAVRLLAARGRSEVELRRALRPKAASPADIEAALLRLRDHGYLDDRRLAAGFTLYQREIVRHGKMRALRDLRARGVSAGIAEEAVQNGYAGTNEDTLLRSFLRARRVKPPADIRQAASLCRKLLRAGFSPAACQRALKAWKLDPEWIQQLGEMQEESE; encoded by the coding sequence ATGAGAACTACGCGCCGGGAAGCAGCCAAACTGGACGGCGAAGCCTTGTACCAGAAGGCGGTTCGCCTGCTCGCCGCGCGCGGACGCAGCGAGGTCGAGCTGCGGCGCGCGCTGCGGCCCAAAGCCGCCTCACCCGCCGACATCGAGGCGGCCCTGTTACGGCTACGCGACCACGGCTATCTCGACGACCGGCGTCTGGCGGCTGGCTTCACCCTCTACCAGAGAGAAATTGTCCGCCACGGCAAAATGCGTGCGCTACGCGACCTGAGAGCGCGCGGCGTGAGCGCCGGCATTGCCGAAGAAGCGGTGCAAAACGGTTACGCCGGAACTAATGAGGACACACTTTTGCGCAGCTTTCTGCGTGCCCGGCGCGTGAAGCCACCCGCGGATATCCGCCAGGCGGCGAGCCTGTGCCGGAAGCTGCTGCGCGCCGGTTTTAGCCCGGCGGCATGCCAGCGGGCGCTGAAAGCCTGGAAACTCGATCCGGAGTGGATCCAACAGTTGGGCGAAATGCAGGAGGAAAGCGAATGA